In Neisseriaceae bacterium CLB008, one genomic interval encodes:
- the map gene encoding type I methionyl aminopeptidase yields the protein MSVHIKTAAEIEKMREAGQLAAQLLDYITPFVKVGVTTNELNQLAHDYQVNVQGVTPATLNYTPEGCTPFPKSMCTSVNHVICHGIPDDKALKNGDAMNIDVTIITKEGWHGDSSRMFLVGKVAPHVERLARITHECMMLGIEQVKPGATLGDIGFAIQQHAESSGYSVVQEFCGHGIGLNFHEAPQVVHYGQKGTGMVLEPGMIFTIEPMINQGKRHLRILADGWTVVTKDRSLSAQWEHMVLVTETGYEILTISPMTQQP from the coding sequence ATGTCTGTACACATAAAAACAGCGGCTGAAATTGAAAAAATGCGCGAGGCCGGCCAGCTTGCCGCGCAGCTGCTAGATTACATCACCCCTTTTGTGAAGGTGGGCGTCACCACCAATGAATTAAATCAGCTGGCCCACGATTATCAAGTTAACGTACAAGGCGTGACGCCTGCAACGTTGAACTACACGCCCGAAGGCTGTACACCTTTTCCAAAATCAATGTGCACTTCGGTCAATCACGTTATTTGTCACGGCATTCCCGATGACAAGGCATTAAAAAATGGCGACGCCATGAATATTGACGTTACCATCATTACCAAAGAAGGCTGGCACGGCGACTCAAGCCGCATGTTTTTGGTGGGCAAAGTTGCCCCTCACGTTGAACGCCTCGCCCGCATTACGCACGAATGCATGATGCTGGGGATTGAACAGGTTAAGCCTGGCGCAACGCTTGGGGACATAGGTTTCGCGATTCAGCAACACGCGGAAAGCAGTGGCTACTCAGTTGTTCAAGAGTTTTGTGGCCACGGCATTGGTCTTAATTTCCACGAAGCACCACAAGTGGTACATTATGGCCAAAAAGGGACGGGCATGGTGCTAGAACCTGGCATGATCTTCACGATTGAACCAATGATCAACCAGGGCAAGAGACACTTGCGTATTTTAGCGGATGGCTGGACAGTAGTAACGAAAGATCGCTCTTTATCAGCACAGTGGGAACACATGGTTTTAGTGACAGAAACAGGCTATGAAATCTTAACCATAAGCCCAATGACACAGCAACCTTAA
- a CDS encoding helix-turn-helix domain-containing protein: MKAFDKIENPRDIRKRLGMNQQEFWSQIGVTQSGGSRYESGRNIPKPVRELLRLVHIERIDLAKASREDLEISHLLKEQNPDLYKTLKKAAKSKIAG, from the coding sequence ATGAAAGCTTTTGATAAAATCGAAAACCCAAGAGACATACGCAAACGTCTTGGCATGAACCAACAAGAGTTCTGGAGCCAAATCGGTGTGACTCAATCAGGTGGTTCTCGTTATGAGTCAGGCCGGAATATCCCTAAACCCGTTCGCGAATTGCTACGTTTGGTGCACATTGAGCGCATTGACTTGGCAAAAGCCAGCCGTGAAGACTTAGAAATCTCTCACTTGCTGAAAGAACAAAACCCAGATCTTTATAAAACTCTAAAAAAAGCAGCAAAATCTAAGATCGCTGGTTAA
- a CDS encoding DMT family transporter produces the protein MKAITLGSGWMVVTAICFSLMGAFVKAGSAYFGPFELTFWRTAFGVLFLGGLALMRGYTFYTPHVKAHIGRGVAGSLGILCFFYALVHLPLATAVTLNYTSPMALAILSVIVLKERLSRGVILGLVLGFIGVALLLRPTMGEDQLWYGLVGLAAGFFAGWAYLQVRELAKMGEEEWRIVFYFSVVCTVLGALLATFDGWHAVTWENVWYLLGLGVTATAGQMSMTRAYKVGRKYLVAALSYLNVVFSTLLGVLWLGDGISVPEVVAMVIIVLSGIITGRSRG, from the coding sequence ATGAAGGCCATAACGTTGGGTTCTGGATGGATGGTGGTGACGGCGATTTGTTTTTCGCTGATGGGGGCTTTTGTTAAAGCCGGTTCGGCTTATTTTGGCCCTTTTGAACTGACTTTTTGGCGTACGGCTTTTGGGGTGCTCTTCTTGGGTGGCCTGGCCTTGATGCGCGGCTATACCTTTTATACGCCGCATGTCAAAGCGCACATAGGCCGTGGCGTAGCCGGCAGTTTGGGTATTTTATGCTTTTTTTATGCCCTGGTGCATCTGCCCTTGGCTACGGCGGTAACGCTGAACTATACGTCGCCGATGGCTTTGGCCATTTTGTCGGTGATTGTACTGAAAGAGCGGCTGTCTCGCGGTGTGATTTTGGGTTTGGTCTTGGGCTTTATTGGCGTGGCTTTATTGTTACGCCCAACCATGGGCGAAGATCAGCTCTGGTATGGCTTAGTGGGTTTGGCGGCGGGCTTTTTTGCCGGCTGGGCTTATTTACAGGTACGCGAATTGGCCAAAATGGGCGAAGAAGAATGGCGCATTGTGTTCTATTTTTCGGTGGTGTGTACGGTTTTGGGCGCACTCTTGGCGACGTTTGATGGCTGGCATGCTGTGACTTGGGAAAACGTGTGGTATTTGTTGGGTCTGGGCGTGACGGCCACGGCGGGGCAGATGTCGATGACGCGTGCTTATAAGGTGGGGCGTAAGTATTTGGTGGCGGCGCTGTCTTATTTGAACGTGGTGTTCTCAACGCTGCTGGGTGTTTTGTGGTTAGGCGATGGGATCAGTGTGCCAGAAGTGGTGGCGATGGTGATTATTGTGCTCAGCGGCATCATTACCGGACGCAGTCGCGGCTAA
- a CDS encoding septum formation initiator family protein — MKWVTVLLLVVLVWFQQRLWLDKGGWQDVWRLQENAVIQNENVEKLTQRNKEIEADIQDFKQGEDAISEVARDEMGYIGQGEVFYRIKE, encoded by the coding sequence ATGAAATGGGTGACCGTTTTGCTATTGGTGGTTTTGGTGTGGTTCCAACAGCGCCTCTGGCTAGACAAAGGGGGGTGGCAGGACGTATGGCGTTTGCAAGAGAACGCCGTCATTCAAAACGAAAACGTGGAGAAACTCACCCAGCGTAATAAAGAAATCGAAGCAGACATTCAAGATTTTAAACAAGGTGAAGACGCCATTTCTGAAGTAGCCCGTGATGAAATGGGTTATATTGGTCAAGGTGAAGTATTTTACCGAATCAAAGAATAA
- the eno gene encoding phosphopyruvate hydratase, protein MSAIIDIVAREVLDSRGNPTVEADVLLESGVMGRAAVPSGASTGAKEALELRDGDSARYLGKGVLQAVQNVNNEIAQALIGVDASEQAYIDQTMIELDGTDTKGRLGANAMLAVSMAVARAAAEDAGLPLYRYLGGAGPMAMPVPMMNVINGGAHANNSLDIQEFMIMPVGSESFREALRCGAEIFHHLKNICNDKGYATTVGDEGGFAPNLPSHEDAIKLIIEAIEAAGYVAGQDVMLALDCASSEFYKDGQYHLSAEGMALTSEQFTNYLESLVDNYPIISIEDGMAEDDWDGWKILTDRLGKKIQLVGDDLFVTNPAILAEGIEQGLANSLLVKVNQIGTLSETLKAVDLAKRSRYTSVMSHRSGETEDSTIADLAVATNCMQIKTGSLSRSDRMSKYNQLLRIEEELGEAAYYPGQKAFYQLG, encoded by the coding sequence ATGAGTGCGATTATTGACATCGTGGCACGCGAGGTTTTGGATTCACGTGGTAACCCAACCGTAGAAGCGGATGTACTGCTTGAGTCTGGTGTGATGGGCCGTGCAGCGGTACCCTCAGGTGCCTCTACCGGCGCTAAAGAAGCCTTAGAATTGCGTGACGGTGATTCAGCTCGTTACTTAGGTAAAGGTGTGCTGCAAGCGGTTCAAAACGTGAACAATGAAATTGCGCAAGCCTTGATCGGCGTCGATGCTTCAGAACAAGCTTATATCGATCAAACCATGATTGAGCTAGACGGCACCGACACCAAAGGCCGCTTAGGCGCGAACGCCATGTTGGCCGTGTCTATGGCGGTTGCCCGCGCAGCGGCTGAAGATGCTGGCCTGCCTTTATACCGCTACTTGGGTGGTGCTGGTCCAATGGCCATGCCTGTGCCGATGATGAACGTCATCAATGGTGGCGCCCACGCCAATAACAGCTTGGACATCCAAGAGTTCATGATCATGCCTGTGGGCTCTGAATCTTTCCGCGAAGCCCTACGCTGCGGCGCTGAGATTTTTCATCACTTGAAAAACATCTGCAACGATAAAGGTTATGCCACGACTGTGGGTGATGAGGGTGGTTTTGCGCCTAACTTGCCTAGCCATGAAGATGCGATTAAACTAATTATTGAAGCAATTGAAGCTGCTGGTTATGTAGCAGGCCAAGACGTGATGTTGGCTTTAGACTGCGCGTCTAGCGAGTTCTATAAAGATGGTCAATACCACTTGAGCGCTGAAGGCATGGCCTTGACTTCTGAGCAGTTCACCAACTACTTGGAAAGCTTGGTGGATAACTATCCAATCATCTCTATTGAAGATGGCATGGCTGAAGACGACTGGGATGGCTGGAAGATTTTGACCGATCGCTTGGGTAAAAAAATCCAACTGGTGGGCGACGATTTATTTGTGACCAATCCTGCTATTTTGGCAGAAGGCATTGAGCAAGGTTTGGCCAACTCATTGTTGGTGAAGGTTAACCAAATCGGTACCTTGAGCGAAACCTTAAAAGCAGTTGATTTGGCCAAACGTTCACGCTATACCAGCGTGATGTCTCACCGCTCTGGCGAAACAGAAGACAGCACCATTGCTGACTTGGCCGTGGCCACCAACTGCATGCAAATCAAAACAGGCTCTCTGTCTCGTTCTGATCGTATGTCGAAATACAACCAACTATTGCGGATCGAAGAAGAGTTGGGCGAAGCCGCTTACTATCCAGGCCAAAAAGCTTTTTATCAATTAGGCTAA
- a CDS encoding CTP synthase, whose product MTKFIFVTGGVVSSLGKGIAAASIAAILESRGLKVTMLKLDPYINVDPGTMSPFQHGEVFVTEDGAETDLDLGHYERFIDATMYKRNSFTAGQVYEAVIAKERRGDYLGGTVQVIPHITDEIKRKVHAGASGFDVAIIEIGGTVGDIESLPFMEAIRQMRSQLGRANSLFVHLSYVPYIAAAGEIKTKPTQHSVKELRVIGIQPDILVCRMDRPLPDEEKRKIALFCNVEERAVIGCYDSDSIYKVPEMLHGQKIDTIICEQLQLNVQEADLTEWKKISMAIEAPKHHAKVAMVGKYVDLTESYKSLSEALKHAGIHTETDVEITYIDSERLETEGTDALYGMDAILVPGGFGARGVEGKIKAVQFAREHNIPYLGICLGMQIALIEYARHVANMPAANSTEFNAQTEFPVVALIDEWLNEDGRVETRDENADLGGTMRLGAQRCELKEGSLAARIYGSTEISERHRHRYEVNNHYVPRLEDAGLVIGGVSAGHERLVETIELPNHPWFFACQFHPEFTSTPRKGHPLFISFVKAALKNKK is encoded by the coding sequence ATGACTAAGTTTATCTTTGTAACAGGCGGTGTTGTTTCTTCTTTAGGTAAAGGCATCGCTGCAGCTTCTATTGCTGCCATTCTCGAATCGCGTGGTCTGAAAGTGACCATGCTCAAATTAGACCCCTACATTAACGTTGACCCAGGCACCATGAGCCCATTTCAGCACGGTGAAGTATTCGTGACAGAAGACGGCGCCGAGACGGATCTGGATTTGGGTCACTACGAACGTTTTATTGACGCCACCATGTATAAGCGTAACAGCTTTACCGCGGGTCAAGTCTACGAAGCCGTCATTGCAAAAGAGCGTCGCGGCGACTATCTAGGCGGTACCGTGCAGGTGATTCCGCACATTACCGACGAAATCAAACGTAAAGTACATGCTGGCGCCAGTGGTTTTGACGTGGCCATCATTGAAATTGGCGGCACCGTGGGCGACATTGAGTCTTTGCCGTTCATGGAAGCCATTCGCCAAATGCGTAGCCAGCTAGGCCGTGCAAATTCTTTGTTTGTACATTTGTCTTACGTGCCTTACATTGCGGCGGCGGGCGAAATCAAAACCAAGCCGACCCAGCATTCGGTTAAAGAGCTGCGCGTCATCGGCATTCAGCCTGATATTTTGGTGTGCCGCATGGATCGTCCTTTGCCGGATGAAGAAAAGCGCAAAATTGCCTTATTCTGTAATGTGGAAGAGCGTGCAGTCATTGGTTGCTACGATTCAGACAGCATTTATAAAGTGCCTGAAATGCTGCATGGCCAAAAAATTGACACCATCATCTGTGAGCAATTGCAGCTGAATGTACAGGAAGCTGATTTGACTGAGTGGAAGAAAATCTCCATGGCCATCGAAGCGCCGAAACACCATGCCAAAGTGGCGATGGTGGGTAAATACGTTGATTTGACTGAATCGTACAAATCACTGTCAGAAGCCTTGAAACACGCCGGGATTCACACCGAAACCGACGTAGAGATTACCTACATCGACAGCGAACGCTTAGAAACCGAAGGCACTGATGCCCTTTACGGCATGGATGCGATCCTGGTGCCAGGCGGCTTTGGTGCGCGCGGTGTGGAAGGCAAAATTAAGGCGGTTCAATTTGCTCGTGAACACAATATTCCTTACCTAGGCATTTGCTTAGGCATGCAAATTGCGCTGATTGAGTACGCACGTCACGTAGCCAATATGCCTGCGGCGAACTCAACCGAATTTAATGCCCAAACGGAATTCCCCGTTGTGGCTTTGATTGACGAGTGGCTGAATGAAGATGGTCGCGTAGAAACCCGTGACGAAAACGCTGACTTGGGCGGCACCATGCGTCTAGGCGCACAGCGCTGTGAATTGAAAGAAGGCAGCTTAGCCGCCCGTATTTACGGCAGCACGGAGATTTCTGAGCGTCATCGCCATCGCTACGAAGTGAATAACCACTACGTTCCGCGCTTGGAAGACGCAGGTTTGGTCATCGGTGGCGTGTCTGCTGGGCATGAGCGCCTAGTGGAAACCATTGAGTTGCCAAACCATCCTTGGTTCTTTGCGTGTCAATTCCATCCAGAATTCACGTCGACCCCAAGAAAAGGTCATCCACTGTTTATTTCTTTTGTTAAAGCGGCTTTGAAAAACAAGAAATAA
- the rpmB gene encoding 50S ribosomal protein L28, with protein sequence MARVCKVTGKRPVAGNNVSHANNKTKRRFLPNLQSRRFWVESENRWVRLRVSNAGLRTIDKVGIDVVLADLRARGEA encoded by the coding sequence ATGGCACGAGTTTGTAAAGTGACTGGCAAGCGTCCCGTAGCAGGGAACAATGTGTCACATGCCAACAACAAAACCAAACGTCGCTTTTTGCCTAACTTGCAATCACGTCGTTTTTGGGTAGAGAGTGAAAACCGCTGGGTTCGTCTACGCGTTTCTAACGCTGGTTTACGTACCATCGATAAAGTAGGCATTGATGTCGTATTGGCTGATTTGCGTGCTCGCGGCGAAGCTTAA
- the rpmG gene encoding 50S ribosomal protein L33: MRDKIKLESSAGTGHFYTTTKNKRTMPGKLEIKKFDPVVRKHVIYKETKLK, from the coding sequence ATGCGCGATAAAATCAAACTAGAATCATCTGCTGGTACTGGTCACTTCTACACCACTACTAAAAATAAACGCACTATGCCCGGCAAGCTCGAAATCAAAAAATTCGATCCTGTTGTTCGCAAACATGTGATTTATAAAGAAACTAAATTAAAATAA
- a CDS encoding glycosyltransferase family 52, which yields MLKNTLFICGTPFQLFLAQNIIRTEGIHNAAILYLGNPQHPKAKHYLALFAPNTSITRFWIDHELQHLKKRTISRKAKILAEQLGHPHNVFIANYTILFYSFLLSYLPFETLYSFDDGADNINPLSPLHQFHHQTQRQRLSYALKYGLRYRLKYQLRAHPKKILKNIKRHYTIFPQHPNIISAVRPLKLQALTPTPAHSTLTPRPVIKLFIGAYFSDMFTRSTDLTSLMAQLHRLFHDQKIDAYLPHPREHTHHLPNAQHIDILAEEYVLTQIAAGRHVELYGFASTVQLNLAHREQVTNHLITSASLHPKIRHLYEHICDDRFNLIDLPTAQTPNLTKEPT from the coding sequence ATGCTCAAAAATACCCTCTTTATCTGCGGCACCCCCTTTCAGCTTTTCCTGGCCCAAAACATCATTCGCACCGAAGGCATACACAATGCCGCCATCTTATATCTAGGCAACCCTCAGCATCCCAAGGCCAAGCACTACCTTGCTCTCTTTGCGCCCAATACCAGCATCACCCGCTTTTGGATCGATCATGAGCTACAGCATCTCAAGAAACGCACCATCAGCCGCAAAGCCAAAATACTGGCCGAACAGCTTGGCCACCCACATAACGTTTTCATCGCCAACTACACCATTTTGTTCTACTCTTTCTTACTGTCGTACCTACCCTTCGAGACCTTATACTCCTTCGATGATGGCGCCGACAACATCAACCCCTTGTCACCGCTACACCAGTTTCATCATCAAACCCAACGCCAACGCCTTAGCTACGCCTTAAAATATGGCTTACGCTACCGTTTAAAATACCAGCTACGCGCCCACCCTAAAAAAATCCTCAAAAACATTAAGCGCCACTACACTATTTTCCCGCAACACCCCAACATCATCAGTGCTGTTCGCCCCCTAAAACTACAGGCACTCACTCCTACCCCTGCCCACTCGACATTGACACCACGCCCCGTCATCAAGCTCTTCATTGGCGCCTACTTCAGCGACATGTTCACGCGCTCAACCGACTTAACCTCACTCATGGCGCAGCTACACAGGCTTTTCCATGACCAAAAAATAGACGCCTACCTACCCCATCCGCGCGAGCACACCCATCATCTACCCAATGCCCAGCACATCGACATTCTGGCAGAAGAATACGTTTTAACCCAAATCGCCGCCGGACGACATGTCGAACTGTATGGTTTCGCCAGCACCGTACAGCTCAACTTAGCCCACCGCGAGCAAGTCACCAACCACCTCATCACCTCAGCCTCGCTACACCCCAAAATTCGCCACCTCTATGAACACATTTGCGATGATCGCTTTAACCTTATCGACCTCCCGACAGCCCAAACACCTAACCTCACTAAGGAGCCCACATGA
- a CDS encoding glycosyltransferase, whose amino-acid sequence MNQDVIKIFVGCDPNNCDLEQMMVLEYSIRKHTQATIDIVWMQLSRDPNSFWYANPETQEGWNSSKWVTTFSGFRWGIPAYCGYAGKAIYMDADVLVLSDISELWHHPINPESMVAAKGAPLINRLCVSLWDCAKAREVIPSMDAFKRNPDNHYSMVDQIKAQPSLITPFNDSYNCLDGEDLALKDIKILHYTDIDTQFSHPYSIPRLKAEGSQHWYDGQTKPHWREDLVALFAQYYEEALAAGYTLEQYRVTPFGNVPKESLTGYHGDRFVDVHHSQKKKPSKIHKWQNSIRKRWHKLFG is encoded by the coding sequence ATGAACCAAGACGTGATTAAAATATTCGTTGGCTGCGACCCCAACAACTGCGACCTAGAACAAATGATGGTATTGGAATACAGCATCCGCAAACACACCCAAGCAACCATCGACATCGTCTGGATGCAGCTGTCGCGCGATCCCAATAGCTTTTGGTATGCCAACCCTGAAACCCAGGAGGGCTGGAACAGCAGTAAATGGGTAACCACTTTTTCTGGCTTTCGCTGGGGCATCCCCGCCTATTGCGGTTACGCCGGCAAGGCCATTTACATGGACGCCGACGTATTAGTGCTCAGCGACATCAGCGAACTCTGGCACCACCCCATTAACCCTGAATCCATGGTGGCCGCCAAAGGCGCACCGCTCATCAACCGTCTGTGCGTATCCCTATGGGACTGTGCCAAGGCTCGTGAAGTCATCCCCAGCATGGATGCCTTTAAACGCAATCCAGATAACCATTACAGCATGGTCGACCAGATTAAAGCCCAACCCAGCCTCATCACCCCATTTAACGACAGCTACAACTGCCTAGACGGGGAAGACTTGGCCCTTAAAGACATCAAAATCCTCCATTACACCGACATCGACACCCAGTTCTCTCACCCCTATTCGATTCCTCGCCTAAAGGCCGAAGGCAGCCAACACTGGTACGACGGCCAAACCAAACCGCACTGGCGCGAAGATCTAGTAGCCCTATTCGCTCAATACTACGAAGAGGCACTGGCCGCCGGCTATACCTTAGAGCAATACCGCGTCACCCCCTTTGGCAACGTCCCCAAGGAATCGCTCACCGGCTACCACGGCGATCGATTCGTCGACGTACACCACAGCCAAAAAAAGAAGCCCAGTAAAATACACAAATGGCAAAACAGCATCCGCAAACGCTGGCACAAGCTATTCGGCTAA